The genomic DNA CAAAGCCTTACGGGATGCTTCGTAGACATACTGGTCAAACACGGCACCGCTATCGAGGCGGAACACATAGCCGAGCATGACATCGCTCTGGACTTCGTTACCCGTAAAGTGGAGCCCGCCCATGTAGTAACGGCGACCTTCGGTCACGTCGATGTGAACGATAATATCGCTAGAAGTCTTGATGTTATCGTACTTGTAGAGTGCCGGAATCATGTCCTCAATCATGTAACGCACAAGGAGCTTGCTTTCGTAAGCGGAGCGCTTCTTGATTTTGAGGAGGGAATCAATCTTCGGATTATTCCACTTGCGGTCTGCCACCAGGTCAATCCATTCCTTGCGGGCACTTTCGTAGCGGATAATGTCGTTCAGGAGTTTCCAAGCGCCTTCTTCATCCTTGACTTGCGGCTTGCGTCTTGCAAGCGGATACTTGTCGCCCGCCTTGCGCATGTTCCTATAATAGTGAGTCACTTCCATCGTCGGCTTGCCCGCAATCTTGTAAAGCGGGTTCGTCGAGTCGGACATAGCCTCGTTCAACTGCGTGTAAAGCGGAGCCAACTTTTCTCCAACCGGCACCATGCGTCCAAGATAGAACAGGCAGGTCGAATCCGGCAGGTATTCGGCGTGATAGTCATTAAGTTCGGCATCCAAGAAACCGAAATGGCGGAAGACGTTCAGCACGGTATCGCGGTCGGCTTCAAAAACGTTTTCCTTGAATTCACCGCCACCCCACCACTGGTTTTCTTTCGAAAGCATGTGGTCCGTGATTTCTTCGACCGGCACGTGATCATTGCCCTTGACGTCAAAGCCACGAATGCGAACCTTGGAGCCTTCGCGAATCACAAAGGTCACCTTGTTCTGGTATTCGTCCACCGGTTCTTCGCGGTAGCCCACTTCGGCAAGGAGGAACCCTTCGGAGCGGTAATGGTCGAGCATAGCCTGGCGCGTGCGTTCCAACTGCGCCTTGCTATAAACCTGACCTGTAATCATGTGGATTTTCAAACGGAGGTCATCTTCGGAGACTTCGTCGCAACCATCCAAAATAGCGGTATCAAGTGCCGGGAGTTCCTTCACTTTGAACACCAGGTCTACATAAGAATCATCATCGCCAACGTAATCCACCCAAGCGGTCACATCGTCAAAAAGACCCGAAGCATAAAGCGAACTCACAGAGTTTTGGACTTTTTCAGAAAGCGAGGTCGGGGAATAGCTTTGCCCCGTACGGATACCGATACGTCCGAGAACCGAACGTTCGTCCATGTGATGGGTACCCTCGACACGAATCTTGTTGATCTTATTCTCAACCATATACTTGTCGGAAATCTGCGACATGTCCAACAATTGGGCATTCGACATACCGACCAAAGCAAGAACAAATAAAAGCGAACGGGAACGCAGAATAGACCTACCTATAAAGCAGTTTATTTTAATTTCTGCCCAAAAATACAAAAATTACACTCCCCCGCCCACACGACTTTTTTAAAAAAGCCCAAACGGCCGACGAATAAACCGTAATGATAGAATAAGGGTTATATCGTCCCGATTTTTACACTTTTTGAAAGCGTTACGCTATGGGCTATAGAGTTCCATATATATGGATAAAGGCAAGCCGGGCATTTTCGCAAAGAAAAAGAAACGCTCCTAAATTAAACGCAACGCAAGCGCATTATATATATTTAAGGCGAAAATTTTAACCTACACCCTCTATTGAAGGATACTATGCGATCTACAGCTTGGAACGACGAAGAAAACAAAATCTTGCCCGAAATGGCGCTTGATTTTATGCCCGAAGAAAAATTGCGCGAATTGCAGTTGCAGCGTTTGCGTGCAACCGTGAAGCTCGCCTACGAGAAGGTTCCGCTGTTCCACGAACGCATGGTCGAAAAGGGCGTCAAGCCCGAAGACATCAAGACTTTAAAGGATATCGTAAAGATTCCGTTCTCCATGAAGAAGGACTTGCGCGACACTTATCCGTACGGCCTCTTCGCTGTCGACATGAGCGAAGTCGTGCGTCTGCACGCAAGCTCCGGCACTACCGGTAAGCCGATTGTCGTCGGTTACACCAAGGAAGACATGGAAGTCTGGGCCCAGGTCGTGAAGCGCGGCCTCCTCGCCTGCGGTTTCCGCAGCACGGACATTGTGCAGAACTTCTACGGCTACGGCCTCTTTACGGGCGGCCTTGGCATTCACGGCGGTTTCGAAGCCCTCGGCGCCACAGTCGTGCCGATTAGCGGTGGCAATACCGAACGCCAGGTGATGCTCATGAAGGACTTCGGCGTGACCGCAGTCGGTGGCACACCGAGCTACTTTGTCCGCATTATCGACGTTGCCGAAAAGATGGGCGTCGACATTTCCAAGTTGAACGTGAAGCGCGGCATCTTCGGTGCAGAACCGTGGAGCGATGGCATGCGCGACTACATCGAAGAAAAGACGGGCATCAAGGCTTACGACATTTACGGACTTTCTGAAATTGTCGGCCCGGGCGTAGGTTGCGAATGCGAATGCCGCGACGGCATCCACATTTTCGAAGACCACTTCTACCCCGAAATCGTGGACCCGGAAACGCTCGAACCGCTTCCGGACGGCGAAGAAGGCGAACTCGTCATCAGTACGCTCAGCAAGCGCGCTATGCCGATCCTCCGCTACCGCACCCGCGACATCACTGCTATTGAAAAGACCAAGTGCAAGTGCGGCCGTACCATCCGCCGTATCCGCCGCATTGGCCGCCGCAGCGACGACATGATCATCATGCGTGGCGTGAACGTGTTCCCGAGCCAGATCGAAACGGCTCTCCTCCGCGCCGAAAAGGCATTGCCGCATTACCAGATTGTGCTCGATACCAAGAACAACATGGATACGCTCGAAGTCAAGGTCGAAGTTTCTCGCGACATGGTGAGCGACTCCATGAGCGATATGGAACAGCTCTCCAAGAAGTTCAAGCACTCCATCGAACAGATTCTCGGCATCTCCGTGATTGTCACGCTCTGCGAACCGGATTCCTTGCCGCGTAGCGAAGGCAAGGCCAAGCGCGTCATCGACAACAGAAAGAAGATTTAAGAAGGAGAAAAAAAATGAAAATTCCACAGGTTTCAGTTTTCGTGTCGAACCGCCCGGGTCGTCTCCAGGCTGTTTGCCGTTCGCTCGCTGATGCAGGCATCAACCTTCTCTCGCTCACGCTCGCCGATTCCGGCGAATTCGGCCTTATCCGCCTGATTGTGAACGATTCTGAAAAGGCTGTCAATGTTCTTGCCAAGGCTGGCCTCAGCGCAACCGTTACCGACGTTGTCGCATGCCCTGTTGCAGACAAGGTTGGCGGTCTTGCAGACCTTCTCGACGTTCTCGGCGACTTGCAGATTGACTACATGTACGCCTACCCGTCCGAATGCTCGACGGCAACGAACGTCATGATTCTTCGCTTTAGCGATACCGAAAAGGCGCTCAAGGTCTTGGAAGAAAAGAACTTCAAGACTCTCAGCACTACAGAAATGCTGGGCTAAAATCGCGAGTTGCGCAGTCTGTGCAAGTTAAACGCGCAGACGAGATGCGCGAATGCGCGGACTAAACTACGCACGCTATTGCAAACAAAAACAGCTAAACGGTTTCCCGTTTAGCTGTTTTATTATGGATTTCAAGTAAGTGAAACTTGACTTTCGAGAGTCCGCAGGCTACCTGAACACAGCGGTAACCGACGTGACTTCACCCGGGTTTACCTTGCGAGTTACATCCATGACGCCATCGCTCCAGCCCGTGAACGTGCTGCCAGAATTTGCCTGAGCCGTAAGCGTGACCGGCACATCCCTGTAAAGCGAGACCGTCATCGAAGACTTATCCAGAGCAAGGCCATCCACGAGAATCGTGCCGGAGCCCTGCGCCGTAAACGTCATTTCCACCGGCGAAGACAGCGTAAAGTACGTTTCCATCTGTTCACGGACCTTAGCCTGACGCGTCTGGGCAAAGCTCTTTATCGTTTCCAAAGCGTTACTCATGCTAGATGCATTATAGCCCCAGAATTCCTGATCACGAGCCACTTCAGGTTCCACCTGCGACTGCAAATCGTTGATGCGCTTGAGGAGCCTATCCGCCGAGAAGTTCATCGAAAGGAGCACGCTAAAGCGGTTGATAAACGCATTCTTGAAGCCCTCGTTACTGAGCAAACGAATCATGAGAATCGTGTGCGGAGAAATAGAGCCGTTCGTCACCTGTTGCTGGCCACCGCCCATGCCACCCATGCCGAAGCCCATTCCCATACCCATGCCACTTGTGCCGCTAGCATTCGTCACATAGCTGAACACGTTTCCGGTCTGGGTATTGTAAGACACGCCGAAGCCAAAGTCCGTATCGTACATGAACCATTTCCACTTCGTCTTCTGACTTGCGACACGCCACTTTTTCATGTTGTTGTGCGGCCAGTCGCTGTTATTCAAGAACATTTCAGCTTGCATATAATTCATGTAGTTGTCGACATCAACCTGGTCTGCAACCTTCTTGTAGTTTGCATCCGATTTCAAATCGTTGTTCTGCAACCAATCCAGCATAGATTTGTAATCCGCAGAAGAACCTACACTCGCTTCATCTGTACCACTTGATGTTGTTGCAAGAAGGTCAATATCGTTCGGGTCATAGCCGTACTTGGTTTCGTAATAGTATTCGTTGTTGCGTTCACGCAAATCGTGGATACCGTAATACTTGCCATTGTAATACACGATAACATAACGGCCACGCTGGTAATCAACGCCCAAGCCTTCCGTCATCGAAGTACCCACACGGTCGCGCACGTAATCGTCGCCGGAATTGTTACCAAAGTTTCTGAGTGAGAAAGCCTTAAACTTCTTGAGTTCCGGATAATCCGGGAACAGCGTGTATTTCAGGCGCTTTTCGCCATACTCTTCGCGCAGCGTCACCGCAAAGGACTTCTTTTCTTTTGCACGGCTGTACTGGCCAGAAATCTTGTAGTCGCCCATCACGCCAAATGCCGGAGCCTGCGGCTTGCCTGGTTCAAACATTTCTACATAAACCGGGAGTTCTCGGTTGCTCCAGAAGTTTGCGCCCTTCTTCGGATCCATCATGCTGGCGTTATTGCCCGTCATGTAAAGGCCGGAATCGGGGCTGAACATCGAAAGCGGATCAGTCGTCACAAAGAGTGCGGCAAGCGTGGGTTGCTTTTCGAAAACGTAAGTACGGATAATTTCTTCACTCGGGTAAGAGCCACCGATATACGCACGGCAACGCAAAACTGTCGTAGCGCTAATCGTCACCGTAGTCTGCACTACCGGAGAATTTGTAGTCGGTTCGGCACCGCCCTGTTCGCAACGAGTGCCCGCCGGGAATGTCGCCGTCACCGGAGACGTGTAGAAACCAGAAGGCGGAATGTTCACTTCGGCAACTTGAACTTGTTCTGCAAAGACCTCGCCTGCCGTATTGCCATAAGGCGACGGAGTTGCAAAGCCCCACTTGCCCGCGCCATCACGAGACCAAGAAGCGGTCGTTGGAACAGCTCCAAAACGCACAGAATCCAGCAAAGCGCCTTCGGCATTCACAAAGTACAATGCACCGCCATCCTTGTCCACCTTGAACGAAGCATGCGGTTCATGGCCGCGATTGCGAGCAATGTACGACGTAATCTGAATGGTCGTCGATTCACTTCCCTGAGTTTCAGTTGCAAACGTTGTTGCCGTTACATTGTTGCGCTTGAGGTCCTTCGCATTATCATCGAGGCGGACATAGAACACCGATGACAAATCACCTGTACCGCGGAGATTCTTGCCGCTCCAATTGCTAAGCGAATCACCTTCCTTAAAGTTCACACGAATTTTGTGATTTTTGGTGATAAAGCCACGGACAACAAGCTGGTTGACCTTGCTAAGGCTAGACGCATTATTGGTCTTGACAACCACGCGAGAGTAATCCCCACCCTGGGCAACCTTCATCACAGACCCAATCTGGACAGAGCCATTTTCGCTAAAGCAGAGCGAAGACTTGCCTTGCAAATTTTCGACATTGTTGCCAGAAGAAGCAGCACCGGTATTGCCACCCATACCGCCCATGTTGCCGCCCCAGCCGCCGCCACCCCAGTTGCCCATTCCGCCACCGAAATCGCCAAAATTGAAGCCGCCCATGCCACCCGATGCAGATTCAGAACTGCAATCCGAGCTCATCATATTAAGCGAATCAGAAGGCAAGACATAATCAGGATAATTCTTGCCCGAAAGGAAAACGATCATGAAACTTTTGGCAGGAACAGTCGCATTGCCAAAGACCCAACGACGCGGATTAGACAAATCATCCGTAAGCGAATAGCCCTTCAAACTCACCGGAGCATCGGACGAGTTGTAAAATTCGACCCACCCCGGATCGTTGCCGTCATTGTCCTTGAGATTTGCATTTGTCGGAGAAACTTCCGAGAAGAACACCGGGCTATTCCCTTCGAAATGCGGAATAACAGTAGCGGCGCTCGAAGCCGGCGGAACCTGCGCACTAGAAGTGGGAACTAATGCCGAAGAAGATGACTGAACTACAGGAGACGACGTTCCCGGAACACCCGCGGAGGAACCTCCCGGAATGCCTGCTGAAGAAAGTCCCGGAGCAAAAGACGAACTGGACCAACCGCCCAATTGACCGTCATTGGAATCGGAGCTAATTTCACCAATTCCCGGAGCCGCCATGCCGAAATCCGAAGGGTTCGAATCACCGCAAGCGGATAAAACCAAACCAAAACTAATCCCAAATAACGCTACACCAGAAAAGATTTTTTTCATGTCTGATCCCTTAGAATTGAGCGATACATTTTGAGCGCCACACCAATCCAATCCTTGAGTTAAGTATATATTTAGCCGCGTTGCAAAAGCCTCTTTTTTTAACTTCACGTTGTAAAAGGATTGAGCATTTGACAACACGCAAAAAAGCGGAACAAGGCGTTCCGTTTTACTATTTTTGTCGTGAAAAATTTTTAACAAAAACAGGATTTTACATGAATTTCAGCGACTTCAGCAAGGCGAGCCAACAGTTCAATCAGTTCAGCCCCGAGATGAAAGAACAGATGATGAAGATGGCAAAAGCCCGCGTTAAGGAAAAGTTACTCAAGTGGCTTGCAACACCGACATTTGTGCTGCTCGGAATTGTTCTCGGTGCAGTCATCGGTGCGCTCACCGCATGCTTCGGCGACATCAGCGATAGGCTCTCCGCCATCCGCGATGCAAACCCATTGTACTTTATCCCCGCCCTCGCCATCGGCGGTGCCGCTATCGTATTCGCTTATAAGAAATGGGGACGCTGGACGGAACGCGGCATGGACCAGGTTTTCGCCGTTGGACTCAACAAGGAATCTGACTTTCCGCTCGTCTCTATCCCGATGGCCGCTGTGAGCACTTGGCTTACGCAACTCTTCGGCGGAAGCGCAGGTCGTGAAGGCGCCGCTATGCAAATAGGCTCCGCACTTTCGTACAACATAAGCAAGAAGTTGCCATTTGAAAACGCAGCGCATGTTATGCTCGTGACAGGCCTTGCCGCAGGATTTGCCGGAATTTTCCAGGCCCCGATGGCTGCCACAGCATTCGCTTTGGAAGTTTTGCTCGTTGGCCATTTGGAACTTGGCGCATTGTTACCCGCCGCCGCAGCGGCTTTCACCGCCTGCAAGGTTTCAAGCATGCTCGGATTCCACAAGTTCAGCGTAGACTTAAGTTCGCTTCTTGATGCGAGCGGATTTTCGGCAAGCATCTTCACGAACGAAGGCGCGCTCGATGGCAAGTTCCTCGTGAAGCTTGCGCTGATGGGCGTACTCTTCGGAATTGTCGGTGGCGGTTTTGCAAAGCTCCTCGGACTCTCGCAAAACTTTTTTGCTAAGAAGTTCCCGAACAACATCAAGCGAATCGCCATTATGGGCGTTGGAATAAGCGCTTTGCTGCTCGTATTTTTCCAAGGACGTTACGCTGGACTTGGAACAAACTTGTTGGACATGTGCTTTGGAATCGCTGGGAATGCTACGGGGAGTGCCGCCGGAACCGCCGACTTGATTGGGAACGTCGCCGGGTACGACTGGATTCTGAAATTCGCTCTCACAATCCTTACGCTCTCCGCAGGATTCATTGGCGGTGTCGTCACCCCGCTTTTCGCCATCGGCGCTACCTTCGGAATCTTCATCGCAAGCATGTTCGGAATGCCCGTTGCACTCGCCGCAGCCCTTGGCTTAGCCGCCGTGTTTGCAAGCGCAAGCAACACGCTCTGGGCTCCCATCCTCATTGCCGGCGAAATCTTCGGATTCAATTGCCTCCCCGCATTTTTCATCGTCTGCACGGTCGCCTACATTTGCAACGGCGGACAATCGATTTATAAGCAGAAGAAGATTAGGATAAAGATTTAAGAAAGACTAATGCTAAAGCGCCCCGCCAATGAGCGGGGCATTTTTGAATTCGTTTTTTAAAAGCGTAAAGGACGCCAATCTTCCTTAGATCGGTATTCCGCGACAATTTGCGCATCGCCCTCCGTTGAATACAGCATCTTCCTCATGCCATCTTTTCCGCAACAAGTGCATTCTTCATTTGCAGGAATCGAACCATCCACATCCTTCCAACTTCGTTATTTTTCGTTTCAGTTCCTTTGATTTAGACGTTCTAATCTTTTGGGACTTTTGTTCCGAAGCCCACTGATTCACTTTCTTTGAAACATACTCGGCATCGGCACGTTTTTGCCGTTCTTCGGCAACAAAAGCCTTAATCTTATTTGGAGTCTGCGCATAGAACTCATCAAAAACTTTTATTTGCTGTTTTAATTGCTTGTAGTAAGACGACCTTTTAAATTCGCTGATATCGCTTACTTCTACGAGTAACTTGCCTTTATCGTCAATCCATTTTTGAAGGGATTCCTTCGTTTTGCTTGCATCAATATAATCTGACAGCGCCCAAGAAATCCGTTGCAGCAAATCATTACATAAACGATTGCGTTCAGCGGCAATGGCCTTGCGACGTTCAAAGAATTTGCGGATGAAGGAGAACATAGATTACTTTTGGGGCAATGGAATCGCTATTTTATAAAGCCCTTCAAAAGCCTTAATTTCATCACATTGGCTAACAATAGATGCATCCTTGTCAAATTCATATTTGCAGGAACAAGCATTTTCAGCGACCACACCTAACAGTTCTCCATTGTCATTTTCTTCCACTTGTACAACAGGATAAACAATCACACAATCCGGCAATAATTTGCCATTCTTGTCAGCTATATTCGCGTTCCATTTTAAAGCTTTAAGAATTTTCTTATCCCTTGCATAGCCGCTAATTTCTCTCACATCTTCGGTTATGCCAATATCGCCTTTTTTATAGCGTGGCTTATACTTTGCGTCAAGAATAATCTGTTCATTGACATCAATATAATCCACCTGTGTCTTGTGCGATCCCTTCACTTGGAACTGAATCTGGTCGCCATACGCCTTGCGGAGTAGACTCAGCACATACATTTCATAGAGGCGAGGCATGTCTATACAGAATGGCCGTACACTCTGTGTAGTTTTCGAAGCGTTGTCAATGGAATAATCGAAATGCCGGAGAATCAGTTTCGCGACCTTGATAGCGGATTCGTAATGGCGGAATATCTTGCCGGCATTCACCTTTGCAACTTGAGCAATCGTAACATCTTCGGAAACATTCTCGAAAGCGGAACCAATCATTGACAACAGTGGAGTCAATTCTTGTAGATGACTTTTGAAACTCGGCAATTGATTTATGAAACGAACAGAGAAAGACAATGCCTTTTTGAGGATCCTGTTCTCCGGAATATCCTCCGTGAATTCCTGGAACCGGCAAAAAACACGGTCTTCGCGCTTGGTGAAAACATTTTTCGTCAGGTGCTTTTGCAACAGGATTCGCCCACGAATTTTGGACTGTAGGTTTTCTTCCCGAACAACATAGCCCTTCTTGAGGCCCCTTGAAACAAGATGCCAGAGCAGGGAGATGTAATGCAGAATAAGAAGTGGCGCGATTACATTATCCAAAGCATTCGTCTTAATTGCAGGCTTTTCAAAATCAATGTAATAGTAATTGGAAAAATATGCAGCCTCATTTTCGGAATTCAACTCCAGCGCCGTCATGAATAACTTGATATAATCAACTTCCACTTTGGGCTTTACGACAAAAGCACACTTGTCTTTTATGAACCAAGAGGCACCAATATAATAATGGGCTTTTAGGTTTTCTCCGTCTTTGACAATACCGAGGTATTTGACATCTTTAATAGATTTGATATTTGGAATACTTGACGGAATATTGGAAAAGCTACCCGATGACATCATCGCATCGAATTCAGCCTTTTCCGCACATTCGCAAAGGCCATCATGCTCTGTAAATGGAAATACTGACATTATGGATTGGGCGAATCAGATTCTTTCATTTGCCATGCTTCTACGAATTTGGCATAGTCCTTCTTTACATCCGCAATTTCATTACCAGAATCATCCTTCAATGGAGACTTACTGATGATTCCATCTTTATGATATTCCACCAAAAGTGGTAGAATTTCATATCGCCATTTCATCTGCAGATTGTCCGCATCCATAAAGTAGCTATGGCCGACCATCAAATCTTCGATGTCCATATCGTACTTGGATTTGTTTAGGAAGTTCTTCACTGCATTAAACAAATTGCGAGCATCACCTTCAGGAGCCTTGCTTTCATTCGCGTCCAAAGTCACAAACGCAAATCTACGGCGCACAGCATAATCAATAGAACCAACACTACGGTCTGTTGTGTTCATCGTGCCGATGATATAGAGATTAGACGGAACAGAGAAAGATTCCTTTGAATACGGCAACGTAACAGAAAGCGGATGGTCACCACCAACACGCTTATCCGCTTCCAACAAGGAAATCAATTCACCAAAAATCTTGGAAACATTACCACGGTTGATTTCATCAATGATGAGAACGTAGTTTTTTGTTTTTTCATTGCTAATATTTTCCTTGCCAATTTTCTCTAACAGATAATTTGCAACCGCCCAATAGTATGATGAGTTACAACCACCAATGACATCTCTAATAGATTCATCAATATTTGTTATTGCTCCAATTTTTTCTTTAGAATCATAAACTTCGCATAATTTTAACAACCTTTCTTTTGAAACACAATTTGCATCAATATTACCATTACCAGCTTTCCATTTTATAGCCATTTGTGACGAAACCGATAACTCTGAAGAACGACCACCATTTTTCATTGGCAGACTCTTCACGTTTCCATCAATAATGTTTTGAATCAAATCGTCAAACGCAGAGTTGAGTGTTTTTTCCTGTTTCACTTGTTGTGGATTTGTTGCGACTCTGCTCATTATTTTGAAAATACCGTTCTCAACTTTATAATACATTTCGCCTTCATCAGGCTTAATTGGCTTTATCCCTTCAACAAAGTCCTCATAATCCATCGACTGGTGGAACGTAACAAAACCAATCTGAGCTTCAGGATTAGCAAAAGAACCATCCCAGTTCAATTTGATTATTTTGGCGTCATAGGCATCCATAACTCTCTTATGGAATGACTTTTCATCTTCACCAACATTTCGCGAGGGTAATTCTCCTATCACGGACAAAGCCAGTTCAGCAGTTCTATAAGTCTTCCCTGTACCTGGAGCGCCCTGGAGAATAATGTTCTTTTTGTTATTTAATAAATCAAGAAGTTCGTTATTAGTGTCTTCAGCATCCATAGGCTTCTCACCCTCTTCAATAATAGACTTGAATGGAACAAGATTTGCAATGTGAGGTTTTTTATACTCTTTTGATGTCACAAATCTATCCATAGGGATAGGTTCTTCTAGTTTTTCAAATTCTTCAATGTAAAACAGTATTCTAGCCTTTCTCTTTCCGTTTTTATCTTGAAAATCAGAAAATGATTCTTTTAACCATTGAGTATCGCTTTCTTGCCATGCCAGTTTCTTCGCGGCATATTCCTCTTCAGAGCACACAAAATCAGCAACAACAGCCTTATAAACAGCCTTCTTTTCTTGAAAGATGTAAAAATCAAAGGGATCATTAGCATCTATTTTTTCTCTAAGTAACTTAATAGTTGATTTTTGTCCTACAGGCAATTCATGCCACCAAAAAACTCCAGGTCTAGCATTACCATCCATAGCATCAATTAATTCATCTTGCCATGGTTCGCTGTTATCCTGAGCCATTAATCCATTTACTTCTAGCTTGTTATTCATTTCAAA from Fibrobacter sp. UWB13 includes the following:
- a CDS encoding chloride channel protein, which gives rise to MNFSDFSKASQQFNQFSPEMKEQMMKMAKARVKEKLLKWLATPTFVLLGIVLGAVIGALTACFGDISDRLSAIRDANPLYFIPALAIGGAAIVFAYKKWGRWTERGMDQVFAVGLNKESDFPLVSIPMAAVSTWLTQLFGGSAGREGAAMQIGSALSYNISKKLPFENAAHVMLVTGLAAGFAGIFQAPMAATAFALEVLLVGHLELGALLPAAAAAFTACKVSSMLGFHKFSVDLSSLLDASGFSASIFTNEGALDGKFLVKLALMGVLFGIVGGGFAKLLGLSQNFFAKKFPNNIKRIAIMGVGISALLLVFFQGRYAGLGTNLLDMCFGIAGNATGSAAGTADLIGNVAGYDWILKFALTILTLSAGFIGGVVTPLFAIGATFGIFIASMFGMPVALAAALGLAAVFASASNTLWAPILIAGEIFGFNCLPAFFIVCTVAYICNGGQSIYKQKKIRIKI
- a CDS encoding McrB family protein, whose product is MSEKFTWIPFYEEFSQKLLEYKDQVDENGNHSTLVEKIKSLNSEWIDFLRAKAVNGDFTDIDPFTVFAIFNRSSGMERRCAILKSLKELFGVLAEIPKDFDGIPLANAQKSCFYYEQEKDETIPLLWKLFDAFMNGNTTELAHSFDEAQKKKGVRWNLTMAFFWMKPNEYVPMDTKSRSYLKKHGVDIFSARKLAGERYLNLISDVKNKIGESFPSISRHAFEMNNKLEVNGLMAQDNSEPWQDELIDAMDGNARPGVFWWHELPVGQKSTIKLLREKIDANDPFDFYIFQEKKAVYKAVVADFVCSEEEYAAKKLAWQESDTQWLKESFSDFQDKNGKRKARILFYIEEFEKLEEPIPMDRFVTSKEYKKPHIANLVPFKSIIEEGEKPMDAEDTNNELLDLLNNKKNIILQGAPGTGKTYRTAELALSVIGELPSRNVGEDEKSFHKRVMDAYDAKIIKLNWDGSFANPEAQIGFVTFHQSMDYEDFVEGIKPIKPDEGEMYYKVENGIFKIMSRVATNPQQVKQEKTLNSAFDDLIQNIIDGNVKSLPMKNGGRSSELSVSSQMAIKWKAGNGNIDANCVSKERLLKLCEVYDSKEKIGAITNIDESIRDVIGGCNSSYYWAVANYLLEKIGKENISNEKTKNYVLIIDEINRGNVSKIFGELISLLEADKRVGGDHPLSVTLPYSKESFSVPSNLYIIGTMNTTDRSVGSIDYAVRRRFAFVTLDANESKAPEGDARNLFNAVKNFLNKSKYDMDIEDLMVGHSYFMDADNLQMKWRYEILPLLVEYHKDGIISKSPLKDDSGNEIADVKKDYAKFVEAWQMKESDSPNP
- a CDS encoding phenylacetate--CoA ligase family protein encodes the protein MRSTAWNDEENKILPEMALDFMPEEKLRELQLQRLRATVKLAYEKVPLFHERMVEKGVKPEDIKTLKDIVKIPFSMKKDLRDTYPYGLFAVDMSEVVRLHASSGTTGKPIVVGYTKEDMEVWAQVVKRGLLACGFRSTDIVQNFYGYGLFTGGLGIHGGFEALGATVVPISGGNTERQVMLMKDFGVTAVGGTPSYFVRIIDVAEKMGVDISKLNVKRGIFGAEPWSDGMRDYIEEKTGIKAYDIYGLSEIVGPGVGCECECRDGIHIFEDHFYPEIVDPETLEPLPDGEEGELVISTLSKRAMPILRYRTRDITAIEKTKCKCGRTIRRIRRIGRRSDDMIIMRGVNVFPSQIETALLRAEKALPHYQIVLDTKNNMDTLEVKVEVSRDMVSDSMSDMEQLSKKFKHSIEQILGISVIVTLCEPDSLPRSEGKAKRVIDNRKKI
- a CDS encoding ACT domain-containing protein, yielding MKIPQVSVFVSNRPGRLQAVCRSLADAGINLLSLTLADSGEFGLIRLIVNDSEKAVNVLAKAGLSATVTDVVACPVADKVGGLADLLDVLGDLQIDYMYAYPSECSTATNVMILRFSDTEKALKVLEEKNFKTLSTTEMLG
- a CDS encoding CotH kinase family protein translates to MKKIFSGVALFGISFGLVLSACGDSNPSDFGMAAPGIGEISSDSNDGQLGGWSSSSFAPGLSSAGIPGGSSAGVPGTSSPVVQSSSSALVPTSSAQVPPASSAATVIPHFEGNSPVFFSEVSPTNANLKDNDGNDPGWVEFYNSSDAPVSLKGYSLTDDLSNPRRWVFGNATVPAKSFMIVFLSGKNYPDYVLPSDSLNMMSSDCSSESASGGMGGFNFGDFGGGMGNWGGGGWGGNMGGMGGNTGAASSGNNVENLQGKSSLCFSENGSVQIGSVMKVAQGGDYSRVVVKTNNASSLSKVNQLVVRGFITKNHKIRVNFKEGDSLSNWSGKNLRGTGDLSSVFYVRLDDNAKDLKRNNVTATTFATETQGSESTTIQITSYIARNRGHEPHASFKVDKDGGALYFVNAEGALLDSVRFGAVPTTASWSRDGAGKWGFATPSPYGNTAGEVFAEQVQVAEVNIPPSGFYTSPVTATFPAGTRCEQGGAEPTTNSPVVQTTVTISATTVLRCRAYIGGSYPSEEIIRTYVFEKQPTLAALFVTTDPLSMFSPDSGLYMTGNNASMMDPKKGANFWSNRELPVYVEMFEPGKPQAPAFGVMGDYKISGQYSRAKEKKSFAVTLREEYGEKRLKYTLFPDYPELKKFKAFSLRNFGNNSGDDYVRDRVGTSMTEGLGVDYQRGRYVIVYYNGKYYGIHDLRERNNEYYYETKYGYDPNDIDLLATTSSGTDEASVGSSADYKSMLDWLQNNDLKSDANYKKVADQVDVDNYMNYMQAEMFLNNSDWPHNNMKKWRVASQKTKWKWFMYDTDFGFGVSYNTQTGNVFSYVTNASGTSGMGMGMGFGMGGMGGGQQQVTNGSISPHTILMIRLLSNEGFKNAFINRFSVLLSMNFSADRLLKRINDLQSQVEPEVARDQEFWGYNASSMSNALETIKSFAQTRQAKVREQMETYFTLSSPVEMTFTAQGSGTILVDGLALDKSSMTVSLYRDVPVTLTAQANSGSTFTGWSDGVMDVTRKVNPGEVTSVTAVFR